Below is a genomic region from Acidobacteriota bacterium.
GTGGAGATGATGTGGCGGTGATCGCGCGGGAGTTCCTGCGGCGTTTCGGCACGCAGCACACGCGATCGGGACTCACGTTCTCGGCCGACGCGATCCGCGCGCTGCACGAGCACGCGTGGACGGGCAACGTCCGCGAACTGCAGAACCGCGTGCAGCGTGCGGTCATCATGGCCGACGGCAAGCGCGTGACGGCGCGCGACCTCGAACTGGGCGAGGGTGGTGCCGCGTGCCCCACGCTGCGCGAGGCGCGCGAGCGGGTGGAACGCGAGCTCGTGCAGGACGCGCTGCGCCGCAACAACGGCAAGATCACACCCGCGGCGCTGGAACTGGGGATCAGCCGGCCCACCTTCTACGAACTGATGGACAAGCTCGCGATCCCGCGTGGTGCCGACGGGCGGGCCGACGGAGAGGAGCGGCCCGCGTGATTCCGTACGGCATCCTGCTGACGCTGGCGTTCGTGGTGCCGCTGTCGCGCCTCGCCGTCCACGCGTGGACGTACGACCTGCACTCGCACATCCTGCTCGTGCCGTTCGTCTCGGCGTTCCTGCTGCACGACAGGCGGGAGACGCTGCCGTCGCGCGGGCCGTCGGCGACGCGACTGGCGGGCGTGGCTGCCGCGATCGGCATGCTGGCGCTGGCCGTTGCGTGGCGCACCACGCTCAGCCACAACGACATGCTGGCGGCGTATGCGTGCGCGTACGTGTGCCTGCTTGCCGCGGGCGGCTTCCACTTCTTCGGCGCGGCCTGGATGAAGGCGGCGGCCTTCCCTGCCGCGTTCCTGTTCCTCCTCATGCCGTTGCCCGACGCGATCGTCGACGTGCTCGAGCGCGCGTCGATGGTGGCCTCGTCGGAAGCGGCGGCGATGTACTTCGCGCTGGCAGGCACGCCGCTCGTGCGGGAGGGGACGCTGTTCGAGCTGCCGACGATCACGCTGCAGGTGGCGCGCGAGTGCAGCGGCATCAGGTCGAGCTGGATGCTGTTCATCACGAGCCTCGTCGCGTCGAACATGTTCCTGGCCAGCCCGTGGCGGCGCGTGGTGCTGGTGCTGTTCGTGATCCCGCTGGGCATCCTGCGCAACGGCTTCCGGGTGTTCGTGCTGGGGATGCTGTGCGTCCACATCGGCCCGCACATGATCGACACCGCCATCCACCACCAGGGCGGGCCGATCTTCTTCGCGCTGTCGCTGGTCCCGTTCCTCGGGATGCTGTGGTGGCTCCAGCGCGGCGACCGCCGGACCTACGGCCGGTAGGGTCGGCCCTCCGGATTCACCGGGCGGTCAGCTGCTTATGGCCGGCGCGGGAGGTGGTGCCGGGGGCGCTCCTGGTCCGCCATCCGGAGATCCGCTGCTCCGGCGCGGGACTCCGTGCAAGGCGTGGGGACCCCCAGCCCCACGCCTGTGACTCGCCTGCGCAACGGATCTCGTGACTCCTGACGGATGGCTCCACAAGTCGCGCCCCCCGGCACCACCTCCCGCGCTCAGCGCTCCATGCTCCTACCCTGAAAACAGCGGTGTTCCGGCGGCGAGATCGACGAGCGGGACGGCTTCCACGCGGTCGGTCAGGGGGAATCGCTTCTCTCCCGGATAGAGCACGACGACGCGCTCGAGGCCCAGGTCGTCGAGGG
It encodes:
- a CDS encoding archaeosortase/exosortase family protein is translated as MIPYGILLTLAFVVPLSRLAVHAWTYDLHSHILLVPFVSAFLLHDRRETLPSRGPSATRLAGVAAAIGMLALAVAWRTTLSHNDMLAAYACAYVCLLAAGGFHFFGAAWMKAAAFPAAFLFLLMPLPDAIVDVLERASMVASSEAAAMYFALAGTPLVREGTLFELPTITLQVARECSGIRSSWMLFITSLVASNMFLASPWRRVVLVLFVIPLGILRNGFRVFVLGMLCVHIGPHMIDTAIHHQGGPIFFALSLVPFLGMLWWLQRGDRRTYGR